A stretch of Electrophorus electricus isolate fEleEle1 chromosome 3, fEleEle1.pri, whole genome shotgun sequence DNA encodes these proteins:
- the si:dkey-51e6.1 gene encoding 14 kDa phosphohistidine phosphatase, translating into MTDSLNKISDVAVDPDGEFKYILVRVKVKGGTDHKDVVRGTRSAKYHNQIFEKVSPAVESLGLECTCLGGGKMEHNSKEKKLRVFGESTGYGKADHAVTVEKLKAVFKDYEITME; encoded by the exons ATGACCGACAGTCTGAATAAAATCTCCGACGTCGCGGTTGATCCCGATGGGGAGTTCAAGTACATTTTAGTGAGGGTGAAGGTTAAAGGTGGCACAGACCACAAAGACGTAGTCCGGGGCACGCGGAGTGCCAAGTACCACA ATCAGATTTTTGAGAAAGTCAGCCCTGCTGTGGAGAGTCTGGGTCTGGAGTGTACATGTCTGGGAGGCGGTAAAATGGAGCACAACAGTAAAGAGAAGAAACTGCGAGTGTTTGGAGAATCGACG gGTTATGGAAAGGCTGACCATGCCGTGACAGTGGAAAAGCTAAAAGCTGTTTTCAAAGACTATGAGATCACTATGGAATAA